One genomic region from Streptomyces venezuelae encodes:
- a CDS encoding cupredoxin domain-containing protein, giving the protein MTPATQPRGSAPSLLSPALVLAAALSLAGCGGPAATHHKPGTTHEEASGSSGTLLPARDESGHRLREVPAATAPTVRVEARPDTEGGWNIRLTVERFRFTPDSTGGAALPGRGHARLVSDGRETARLYGDWGHVPPGVRTLTVRLHADDHTVWAVAGAPVQATVRLDDAPATSAPPSPRPSGTATATATATGAATTAPPTPRPSETGRTVTLTITGKTVEPPPSRIELKKGEHLTLRVTGDRADTLHVHGYDREVPLSPGVPASLSLTADRTGLFEVETHESGLLLTQLVVR; this is encoded by the coding sequence GTGACACCCGCGACGCAGCCGCGTGGGTCGGCGCCGTCCCTCCTCTCCCCGGCGCTCGTCCTGGCCGCCGCACTGTCCCTCGCGGGCTGCGGCGGCCCGGCCGCCACCCACCACAAGCCCGGCACCACCCACGAGGAGGCCTCCGGGAGCAGCGGCACCCTCCTCCCCGCCCGCGACGAGTCCGGCCACCGCCTGCGGGAGGTCCCCGCGGCGACCGCGCCCACCGTCCGGGTCGAGGCCAGGCCCGACACGGAGGGCGGCTGGAACATCCGCCTCACGGTGGAGAGGTTCCGCTTCACCCCGGACAGCACCGGCGGCGCCGCCCTCCCCGGCCGCGGCCACGCCCGCCTCGTGAGCGACGGCCGGGAGACCGCCCGCCTGTACGGCGACTGGGGACACGTACCGCCCGGCGTCCGCACCCTGACCGTCCGCCTCCACGCCGACGACCACACGGTCTGGGCCGTCGCCGGCGCCCCCGTCCAGGCCACCGTCCGCCTGGACGACGCCCCCGCCACCTCGGCCCCGCCGAGCCCCCGACCGTCCGGCACGGCCACCGCCACGGCCACCGCCACCGGCGCCGCGACCACCGCGCCGCCGACTCCCCGGCCGTCCGAGACCGGTCGTACCGTCACCCTCACCATCACCGGCAAGACCGTCGAACCACCCCCTTCCCGCATCGAGTTGAAGAAGGGTGAGCACCTCACCCTCCGCGTCACCGGCGACCGCGCCGACACCCTCCACGTCCACGGCTACGACCGCGAAGTCCCCCTCTCGCCCGGCGTCCCCGCCAGCCTCAGCCTCACCGCGGACCGGACCGGTCTCTTCGAGGTCGAGACCCACGAGTCCGGACTCCTCCTCACCCAACTCGTCGTCCGGTGA